Proteins found in one Fusarium oxysporum Fo47 chromosome V, complete sequence genomic segment:
- a CDS encoding actin family has product MADSLHNAPIVLDNGSGTIRAGFAGDDLPKCYFPSWVGRPKHLRVLAGALEGEVFIGQKASTELRGLLKIRYPLEHGIVTDWDDMERIWEYVYGEGLKTLSEEHPVLLTEPPLNPRSNRDTAAQILFETFNVPALHTSIQAVLSLYASGRTTGIVLDSGDGVSHAVPVYEGFAMPSSIRRIDVAGRDVTEYMQTLLRKSGYVFHTSAEKEVVRLIKESVSYVAHDPRKEERDWVGVKPNESKFAEYVLPDGFKLKIGAERFRAPEILFDPEIIGLEYPGVHQIVVDAINRTDLDLRKSLYSNIVLSGGSTLTKGFGDRLLTELQKLAVKDMRIKIFAPPERKYSTWIGGSILAGLSTFRKMWVSIDDWHENPDIIHTKFT; this is encoded by the exons ATGGCAGACTCTTTACATAATGCGCCTATAGTCCTCGACAACGGATCTGGCACTATTCGAGCTGGGTTTGCAGGCGATGATCTACCAAAATGTTACTTTCCTTCGTGGGTTGGTCGACCGAAGCATCTAAGAGTTCTCGCGGGTGCCCTCGAGGGCGAGGTATTCATAGGACAAAAGGCCTCCACGGAATTGAGAGGGCTGCTCAAAATTCGGTATCCCCTCGAGCATGGTATTGTCACCGACTGGGACGATATGGAGAGGATCTGGGAGTATGTTTACGGTGAAGGATTGAAGACTCTCAGCGAAGAG CATCCCGTTTTATTGACGGAACCTCCTTTGAACCCCCGAAGCAATCGCGACACCGCCGCCCAGATCCTCTTCGAGACATTCAACGTCCCCGCACTCCACACTTCCATCCAAGCCGTGCTATCACTATACGCCAGTGGCCGAACAACCGGTATCGTTCTCGACTCTGGTGACGGTGTTTCTCATGCTGTACCTGTTTACGAGGGTTTCGCCATGCCCAGCAGTATTCGCCGAATCGACGTGGCAGGTCGAGATGTGACTGAGTACATGCAGACGTTGCTACGGAAGAGTGGATATGTCTTTCACACGAGTGCTGAGAAGGAAGTCGTGAGGTTAATCAAGGAGAGCGTCTCTTATGTTGCTCATGATCCACGGAAAGAGGAGAGGGATTGGGTCGGTGTGAAGCCCAATGAGAGCAAGTTTGCCGAATACGTGCTTCCAGAcggcttcaagctcaag ATTGGCGCGGAACGCTTTAGAGCACCCGAGATCCTCTTTGACCCTGAGATTATCGGCCTCGAATATCCTGGTGTACACCAGATTGTCGTTGATGCCATCAACCGAACAGATCTCGACCTACGAAAATCTCTCTACAGCAACATCGTGCTCTCTGGAGGCAGCACATTGACAAAGGGCTTCGGTGACCGTCTTTTGACAGAGCTGCAAAAGCTTGCAGTCAAGGACATGAGAATCAAGATTTTTGCGCCACCAGAGAGAAAGTACTCTACCTGGATTGGAGGCAGTATTCTTGCTGGATTGAGTACTTTCCGAAAG ATGTGGGTGAGCATTGATGACTGGCACGAGAACCCCGACATTATCCATACCAAGTTCACGTAA